In Paenibacillus phoenicis, one genomic interval encodes:
- the cas2 gene encoding CRISPR-associated endonuclease Cas2, translating to MLVLITYDVQTSGVGGAARLRRVAKACQNYGQRVQNSVFECNVDASQFTALKLELSQLIDHEKDSLRFYRLGNNYKTKVEHIGAKPSIDLEDPLIF from the coding sequence ATGCTTGTACTCATTACTTATGATGTTCAAACCTCAGGCGTGGGAGGAGCTGCGAGGCTCCGTAGAGTGGCTAAGGCATGTCAGAACTACGGACAACGGGTACAGAATTCCGTGTTTGAATGTAACGTCGATGCATCCCAGTTCACCGCTCTGAAACTGGAGTTATCCCAACTCATTGATCATGAAAAAGACAGCCTGCGATTTTATCGGCTGGGCAATAACTACAAAACCAAAGTCGAGCATATTGGCGCAAAGCCGTCGATCGATTTAGAGGACCCGCTCATCTTTTAA